The stretch of DNA CAAAAACAATACTGATAATAAATCCGTGGCTAAGCTGCCAATGTCCACACCGGTAAAGCCAGTAAAGCAAGGTGGAACGGTCAAAGTTGCCCTTGAAACTGATACTCCTTTTTCGGGTATTTTTTCGCAAGAACTAGCTACTGATGATGCAGATTCGCAAGTTGCTGCTCCAGGACTAGAATCTCTATTTGATACTGATAATAACTATAAGATTAATGACAAAGGCCCTGCTACCTTACGCCTTGATCAAAAAGCCAAGACAATTAATATTACTGTAAAAAAGGGTGTTAAGTGGTCTGACGGTAAGCAAGTAGTAGCCAAAGATATTGAATATGCTTATGAAATATTAGCTAATAAGGACACGGCTTGTCCACGCTATGGGAGCCAATTTGAAATAATCAAAGGAATGAAAGAATACCACGAGGGCAAGGCTAAGACTATTTCTGGGATTACCATGCCAGACGGTGAAAATGGGCGCAAAGTAGTTATTTATTGTACTGCTCTTAATCCAAGTATGTATAACAGTGGCTGTCGTTACTATTGGGATGTTGCTGAACCATATCATTACTTAAAAGATGTCCCATTTTCTAAGTTAAAATCCTCAGACAAGATCAGAAAGAACCCACTATTTTTCGGTGCTTATCAAGTTGAAAAAGTAGTACGTGGACAATCTGTAACCTGGGTTCCAAATAAGTATTACTGGCGCGGAAAACCAAAGCTAGACAAAATCATTATTTCTGTAGTTGCACCTAATTCAACTTCCCAGGCAATTAAGAGTAATAAGTTTGATGTTGCCAATGTTATTAATACACAATGGAAACAAGTAAAAGATACTAAGAATGTTAATTTTATTTCGCAAATCCCATTAAACTATCACTATCTCGCCTTTAAAGTGGGTAAGTGGGATAAAAATAAGAGCCAGAATGTAATGGATCCGCATAGTAAGATGAGTAATAAGGC from Lactobacillus sp. ESL0785 encodes:
- a CDS encoding oligopeptide ABC transporter substrate-binding protein, translated to MKKTKLLAPLGIAGLCTVILTGCGNNSKNNTDNKSVAKLPMSTPVKPVKQGGTVKVALETDTPFSGIFSQELATDDADSQVAAPGLESLFDTDNNYKINDKGPATLRLDQKAKTINITVKKGVKWSDGKQVVAKDIEYAYEILANKDTACPRYGSQFEIIKGMKEYHEGKAKTISGITMPDGENGRKVVIYCTALNPSMYNSGCRYYWDVAEPYHYLKDVPFSKLKSSDKIRKNPLFFGAYQVEKVVRGQSVTWVPNKYYWRGKPKLDKIIISVVAPNSTSQAIKSNKFDVANVINTQWKQVKDTKNVNFISQIPLNYHYLAFKVGKWDKNKSQNVMDPHSKMSNKALRQAIGYGMNIDAVNQRYTYGLTFRVPTLIPKQFGDYFDKNSKGYNYDLKKANQLLDKAGYKKKGKWRVQPNGKKLEINIAAMSGDSTQGPIIQNYIQQWQKLGLNVKLATGRLIEHNSFYDKVQNDDPGIDMFIGGWSMPSEPSPQTYYGDHAAFNMSRFVTKKNNQLLDELNSQKAFNHKYRVQKFHEWQEYMNNEAYVIPIDNSYQITAVNNKLTGFSRRPSQNNNGQPLWYKVAYVK